One stretch of Pseudomonas azotoformans DNA includes these proteins:
- a CDS encoding mechanosensitive ion channel family protein has protein sequence MDIKQLWLNAQDLWGALDEHPLLHASLGLLVLLVVALVLGRLARYLILHAVKLLGRQPSLHWLNDLRHNKVFHRLAQMTPSLVIQFGLYLVPDLSKTAILFIGNVALALSILFLVLAISALLNALLDIYARTEHARTRSIKGYVQLAKMVLFVFGAIIIVATLIDRSPLLLLSGLGAMSAVILLVYKDTLLSFVASVQLTSNDMLRVGDWIEMPQVGADGDVVDITLHTVKVQNFDKTIVSIPTWRLMSESFKNWRGMQASGGRRIKRSLFIDASGVRFLRDDEELRMTQVHLLTDYIGRKQAELKAWNEAQGHSAQLSANRRRMTNLGTFRAYALAYLKSHPDIQPNMTCMVRQMQTTAQGVPLEIYCFTRTTAWADYERIQGDIFDYLLAVLPEFGLSLYQQPSGNDLRTGMLPALLGASHLPTQENKSA, from the coding sequence ATGGATATCAAACAGCTCTGGCTCAACGCCCAGGACCTCTGGGGCGCCCTCGATGAACACCCGCTGCTGCACGCCAGCCTCGGCTTGCTGGTGTTGCTGGTGGTGGCCCTGGTGCTCGGACGACTGGCGCGCTACCTCATCCTCCACGCGGTCAAACTGCTTGGCCGGCAACCGTCCCTGCACTGGCTCAACGACCTGCGGCACAACAAAGTCTTCCATCGCCTGGCCCAGATGACACCGTCACTGGTGATCCAGTTCGGCCTGTACCTGGTGCCGGACCTGAGCAAGACCGCCATCCTGTTCATCGGTAACGTGGCCCTGGCATTGAGCATCCTGTTCCTGGTGCTGGCCATCAGCGCCCTGCTCAACGCCTTGCTGGACATCTACGCCCGCACCGAACACGCGCGCACCCGTTCGATCAAGGGCTACGTGCAGTTGGCGAAGATGGTGCTGTTCGTGTTTGGCGCGATCATCATCGTTGCCACCCTGATCGACCGCTCGCCGCTGTTGCTGCTGTCGGGCCTGGGTGCGATGTCGGCGGTGATCCTGTTGGTGTACAAGGACACGCTGCTGTCGTTCGTCGCCAGCGTGCAGTTGACCAGCAACGACATGCTGCGGGTCGGCGACTGGATCGAAATGCCCCAGGTCGGCGCTGACGGCGACGTAGTGGACATCACCCTGCACACGGTCAAAGTGCAGAACTTCGACAAGACCATCGTCTCCATCCCCACCTGGCGCCTGATGTCCGAGTCGTTCAAGAACTGGCGCGGCATGCAGGCCTCCGGCGGGCGCCGCATCAAGCGCAGCCTGTTCATCGACGCCAGCGGCGTGCGCTTCCTGCGCGACGACGAAGAACTGCGCATGACCCAGGTGCACCTGCTCACCGACTACATCGGGCGCAAACAGGCCGAACTCAAGGCCTGGAACGAAGCACAGGGCCACAGCGCGCAACTGTCGGCCAATCGCCGCCGCATGACCAACCTCGGTACCTTCCGCGCCTATGCCCTGGCCTACCTGAAAAGCCACCCGGACATCCAGCCGAACATGACCTGCATGGTGCGCCAGATGCAGACCACTGCCCAGGGCGTGCCGCTGGAGATCTACTGCTTTACCCGCACCACGGCGTGGGCGGATTACGAGCGCATCCAGGGGGATATCTTTGATTACCTGCTGGCGGTGTTGCCGGAGTTTGGCTTGAGTTTGTATCAGCAGCCGAGTGGTAATGACTTGCGTACTGGGATGCTACCGGCCTTGCTCGGCGCCAGTCATTTGCCAACGCAGGAAAACAAATCTGCCTGA
- a CDS encoding carboxylate/amino acid/amine transporter, which produces MGYLLVVTLIQAFSFSLIGEYLAGHVDSYFAVLVRVLLAGLVFIPLTRWRSVEPAFMRGMLVIGALQFGVTYVCLYLSFRVLTVPEVLLFTILTPLHVTLIEDALNRRFNPWALVAALVAVAGAAVIRFDQITPHFLGGFLLLQLANFTYAAGQVMYKHLVARYPSNLPHYRRFGYFYLGALLVVLPAFLLFGKANFLPEAPLQWGVLVFLGLVSTALGMYWWNKGACLVQGGTLAVMNNLHVPVGLLLNLLIWNQHEPLGRLALGGLVILGAVWISRLGGRKQPILR; this is translated from the coding sequence ATGGGCTATTTACTGGTTGTCACCCTGATTCAGGCATTTTCCTTCAGCTTGATCGGCGAATACCTCGCCGGTCACGTCGACAGCTACTTCGCCGTGCTGGTACGTGTGCTGCTGGCCGGCCTGGTCTTCATCCCGCTGACCCGCTGGCGTTCGGTGGAACCGGCCTTCATGCGCGGCATGCTGGTGATCGGCGCACTGCAGTTCGGCGTGACCTACGTGTGCCTGTACCTGAGCTTTCGCGTGCTCACTGTGCCGGAAGTGTTGCTGTTCACCATTCTCACGCCGCTGCACGTGACCCTTATCGAGGACGCCCTCAACCGTCGCTTCAACCCCTGGGCGTTGGTCGCCGCACTGGTGGCGGTAGCGGGCGCCGCGGTGATTCGCTTCGACCAGATCACCCCGCATTTCCTTGGTGGCTTCCTGCTGCTGCAACTGGCCAACTTCACCTACGCTGCCGGGCAAGTGATGTACAAGCACCTGGTGGCGCGTTACCCGAGCAATCTGCCGCACTACCGGCGCTTCGGTTACTTCTACCTCGGCGCGTTGCTGGTGGTGTTGCCGGCGTTCCTGCTGTTCGGCAAAGCCAACTTTCTGCCGGAGGCGCCGCTGCAATGGGGCGTGCTGGTGTTCCTGGGCCTGGTCAGTACGGCGCTGGGCATGTATTGGTGGAATAAAGGCGCCTGCCTGGTGCAGGGCGGCACCCTGGCGGTGATGAACAACCTGCATGTGCCGGTGGGGCTGCTGTTGAATTTGCTGATCTGGAACCAGCATGAACCGCTGGGGCGGTTGGCGTTGGGTGGGCTGGTGATTCTGGGGGCGGTGTGGATCAGTCGGTTGGGGGGGCGCAAACAGCCGATACTGCGCTGA
- a CDS encoding FMN-dependent NADH-azoreductase: MSNVLIIESSARQQDSISRQLTQQFISQWQAAHPADQITVRDVALNPVPHLDANLLGGWMKPADQRNGNEQASLDRSNALTDELLAADVLVMAAPMYNFAIPSTLKAWLDHVLRAGVTFKYTATGPQGLLTGKRAIVLTARGGIHTGASSDHQEPYLRQVMAFIGIHDVTFIHAEGVNLSGDFQEKGINHAKALLAQVA, encoded by the coding sequence ATGTCCAACGTTCTGATCATCGAAAGCAGCGCCCGCCAGCAGGATTCAATTTCCCGCCAACTGACCCAGCAGTTCATCAGCCAATGGCAGGCCGCGCACCCGGCGGATCAGATCACCGTACGTGACGTGGCCCTCAACCCGGTCCCGCACCTGGATGCCAACCTGCTCGGCGGCTGGATGAAACCGGCGGATCAACGCAATGGCAACGAACAGGCCTCCCTGGATCGCTCCAACGCATTGACCGACGAACTGCTCGCCGCCGACGTCCTGGTGATGGCCGCGCCGATGTACAACTTCGCTATCCCCAGCACCCTCAAAGCCTGGCTGGACCACGTGTTGCGTGCGGGTGTGACCTTCAAGTACACCGCCACCGGCCCTCAGGGTCTGCTGACCGGCAAGCGCGCCATCGTGCTGACTGCTCGCGGCGGCATCCACACCGGTGCCAGCTCCGATCACCAGGAACCGTACCTGCGTCAGGTCATGGCCTTCATCGGGATTCACGACGTCACCTTCATTCACGCAGAAGGGGTGAACCTGAGCGGGGACTTCCAGGAAAAGGGCATCAACCACGCCAAGGCGCTGCTGGCCCAGGTGGCTTGA
- a CDS encoding 3-phosphoglycerate kinase, with protein sequence MRKFCCVLLALLPMSVFAYPIDVTKTIDGVSIDYTASDVDGDISSIQLNNYGTHDAVCSVTFTNGPESPRRRTVTVPAGKSTNTTVKFNRAIIKMRIALACTPK encoded by the coding sequence ATGAGAAAATTCTGTTGTGTGTTGCTGGCGCTGCTGCCGATGAGCGTGTTTGCCTACCCCATCGACGTGACCAAGACGATCGACGGTGTGAGCATCGATTACACCGCCTCCGACGTGGACGGCGATATCAGCTCGATCCAACTCAATAACTACGGCACCCACGATGCCGTGTGCTCGGTGACCTTCACCAACGGCCCGGAATCCCCACGTCGCCGTACGGTCACGGTGCCGGCGGGCAAAAGCACCAACACCACGGTCAAGTTCAACCGCGCGATTATCAAGATGCGTATTGCCTTGGCCTGCACGCCGAAATAA
- a CDS encoding LysR family transcriptional regulator: protein MKAPRVTLDQWRTLQAVVDHGGFAQAAEALHRSQSSVSYTVARMQDQLGVPLLRIDGRKAVLTDAGEVLLRRSRQLVKNASQLEDLAHHMEQGWEAEVRLVVDAAYPNARLVRALTAFMPQSRGCRVRLREEVLSGVEELLMEGVADLAICGFSIPGYLGTEMSDVEFVAVAHPEHALHRMNRELSFQDLESQMQVVIRDSGRQQPRDVGWLGAEQRWTVGSLATAAAFVGSGLGFAWLPRHMIERELAEGVLKQLPLEQGGSRHPTFYLYSNKDKPLGPATQILVELLRTFDTAPLDAPFAAPRQA, encoded by the coding sequence TTGAAAGCGCCCCGCGTTACCCTCGATCAATGGCGCACGCTGCAGGCCGTGGTCGACCATGGCGGCTTCGCCCAGGCGGCCGAAGCGCTGCACCGTTCGCAGTCCTCGGTCAGCTACACCGTGGCCCGCATGCAAGACCAGCTTGGCGTACCGCTGCTGCGCATCGACGGACGCAAGGCGGTACTCACCGACGCCGGTGAAGTGCTGTTGCGTCGCTCCCGGCAACTGGTGAAAAACGCCAGCCAGCTGGAAGACCTTGCCCACCATATGGAACAGGGCTGGGAAGCCGAGGTGCGCCTGGTGGTGGATGCGGCTTACCCCAATGCGCGTCTGGTTCGCGCCCTCACCGCATTCATGCCGCAAAGCCGTGGCTGCCGCGTGCGCCTGCGTGAAGAGGTGTTGTCGGGCGTAGAAGAGTTGCTGATGGAAGGCGTGGCCGACCTGGCGATCTGCGGGTTCAGCATACCCGGCTACCTCGGTACGGAAATGAGCGATGTGGAGTTTGTCGCCGTGGCCCACCCGGAGCATGCACTGCACCGCATGAACCGCGAGTTGAGCTTCCAGGACCTGGAAAGCCAGATGCAGGTGGTGATCCGCGACTCCGGCCGCCAGCAACCCCGCGACGTGGGCTGGCTCGGCGCCGAGCAGCGCTGGACCGTCGGCAGCCTGGCCACCGCCGCCGCCTTTGTCGGCAGCGGCCTGGGCTTTGCCTGGTTGCCCCGGCACATGATCGAGCGCGAACTCGCCGAGGGCGTGCTCAAGCAACTGCCCCTGGAACAGGGCGGCAGCCGCCACCCCACGTTCTACCTGTATTCAAACAAGGACAAACCCCTGGGGCCTGCCACGCAGATCCTCGTGGAACTGCTGCGCACCTTTGATACCGCACCGCTGGACGCGCCTTTCGCCGCCCCCCGGCAAGCCTGA
- a CDS encoding alpha/beta fold hydrolase — MAWFDHEGCSLHYEEYGHGAPLVLIHGLGSSSQDWELQIPVLARHYRLVVVDVRGHGRSDKPRERYSIQGFTYDLIALFEHLGLPPAHVVGLSMGGMIAFQLAVDEPALVKSLCIVNSAPEVKVRSADDYWQWAKRWSLARLLSLSTIGKALGERLFPKPHQAELRRKMAERWAKNDKRAYLASFDAIVGWGVQERLSRITCPTLVISADHDYTPVAQKQNYVKLLPDARLVVIEDSRHATPLDQPEVFNATLLDFLKTVETTNQDH; from the coding sequence ATGGCCTGGTTCGACCATGAAGGATGCAGCCTGCACTACGAGGAATATGGCCACGGCGCGCCGCTGGTGCTGATCCACGGCCTGGGCTCCAGCAGTCAGGATTGGGAACTGCAGATTCCAGTACTGGCCCGGCATTACCGCCTGGTCGTGGTGGACGTGCGCGGTCACGGCCGCTCGGACAAACCGCGCGAACGCTACAGCATCCAGGGTTTCACCTATGACCTGATCGCCTTGTTCGAGCACCTGGGCCTGCCACCGGCCCACGTGGTGGGCTTGTCCATGGGCGGCATGATCGCTTTCCAACTGGCCGTGGACGAACCCGCGCTGGTCAAAAGCCTGTGCATCGTCAACAGCGCCCCCGAGGTCAAGGTGCGCAGTGCCGATGATTACTGGCAGTGGGCCAAGCGCTGGAGCCTGGCACGCTTGCTGAGCCTGTCCACGATCGGCAAGGCGTTGGGCGAGCGGCTCTTCCCCAAACCGCACCAGGCCGAGCTGCGCCGCAAGATGGCCGAACGCTGGGCAAAGAACGACAAACGTGCTTATCTCGCCAGCTTCGATGCGATTGTGGGCTGGGGCGTGCAGGAACGACTTTCGCGGATCACCTGTCCAACCCTGGTCATCAGCGCCGACCACGACTACACCCCTGTGGCGCAGAAACAAAACTATGTAAAACTGCTGCCCGATGCGCGACTGGTGGTGATAGAAGATTCCCGCCATGCCACGCCCTTGGACCAACCCGAAGTCTTTAACGCAACCTTGCTCGATTTTCTAAAGACAGTCGAAACCACTAACCAGGATCACTGA
- a CDS encoding peptidylprolyl isomerase, which produces MLKKIAFFAGSVLFAANLMAAEPAKAPHVLITTTNGDIEIELDPVKAPISTKNFLAYVDKGFYTNTIFHRVIPGFMVQGGGFTAQMAQKPTDAPIKNEASNGLHNVRGTLSMARTNDPNSATSQFFINVADNAFLDPGRDAGYAVFAKVVKGMDVVDIIVNSQTTTKQGMQNVPIDPVLIKSAKRID; this is translated from the coding sequence ATGCTGAAAAAAATCGCCTTCTTTGCCGGTTCTGTTCTGTTCGCCGCCAACCTGATGGCCGCCGAGCCCGCCAAGGCGCCCCACGTATTGATCACCACCACCAACGGCGACATCGAGATCGAACTGGATCCGGTCAAGGCGCCAATCAGCACCAAGAACTTCCTGGCCTACGTCGACAAGGGCTTCTACACCAACACGATTTTCCACCGTGTAATTCCGGGCTTCATGGTCCAGGGCGGCGGGTTCACCGCGCAGATGGCGCAGAAGCCGACCGACGCGCCAATCAAGAACGAAGCCAGCAACGGCCTGCATAACGTGCGTGGCACCTTGTCCATGGCGCGCACCAATGACCCGAATTCGGCCACCAGCCAATTCTTCATCAACGTCGCCGACAATGCGTTCCTCGACCCGGGCCGCGATGCCGGTTACGCCGTGTTCGCCAAAGTGGTCAAGGGCATGGATGTGGTCGACATCATCGTCAACTCCCAGACCACCACCAAGCAGGGCATGCAGAACGTGCCAATCGATCCTGTCCTGATCAAGTCGGCCAAGCGCATCGACTGA
- a CDS encoding ABC transporter ATP-binding protein yields the protein MLYRRFEQLIDIFRDAPSAAPPDKVLPFYLYYLRQVWPHFAALLVVGLIGALIEVALFSYLSRIIDLAQGTPPANFFQVHSTELIWMAVVALLLRPIFGALHDLLVHQTISPGMTSLIRWQNHSYVLKQSLNFFQNDFAGRIAQRIMQTGNSLRDSAVAAVDAIWHVAIYAISSLVLFAEADWRLMIPLVTWILCYSLALRYFVPRVKERSVISSEARSKLMGRIVDGYTNITTLKLFAHTRYEQEYAKEAIVEQTEKTQLASRVVTSMDIVITTMNGLLIVTTTGLALWLWTQSMISVGAIALATGLVIRIVNMSGWIMWVVNGIFENIGQVQDGLKTIAQPLAVIDRDNAPRLSVPRGQVRFEQVDFHYGKKSGIIGGLNLEIKAGEKIGLIGPSGAGKSTLVNLLLRLYDLQGGRILIDGQNIADVAQESLREQIGMITQDTSLLHRSIRDNLLYGKPDATDEELWAAVHKARADEFIPLLSDSEGRTGLDAHVGERGVKLSGGQRQRIAIARVLLKDAPILIMDEATSALDSEVEAAIQESLETLMQGKTVIAIAHRLSTIARMDRLVVLEKGKIAESGSHAELLAHGGLYARLWQHQTGGFVGID from the coding sequence ATGCTCTATCGTCGCTTTGAACAACTGATCGACATCTTCCGCGACGCCCCGAGCGCCGCCCCGCCTGATAAAGTCCTGCCTTTCTACCTGTACTACCTGCGCCAGGTTTGGCCGCATTTTGCTGCCTTGCTGGTGGTGGGTCTGATCGGTGCGCTGATCGAAGTGGCGCTGTTCAGCTACCTGAGTCGCATCATCGACCTGGCCCAGGGCACGCCACCGGCCAACTTCTTTCAGGTTCACAGCACCGAGCTGATCTGGATGGCCGTGGTCGCCCTGCTGCTGCGCCCCATCTTCGGCGCCCTGCATGACCTGCTGGTGCACCAGACCATCAGCCCCGGCATGACCAGCCTGATCCGCTGGCAGAACCACAGCTACGTGCTCAAGCAGAGCCTGAATTTCTTCCAGAACGACTTCGCCGGACGTATTGCCCAGCGCATCATGCAAACCGGCAACTCGCTGCGCGACTCCGCCGTGGCCGCGGTGGATGCGATCTGGCACGTGGCGATCTACGCCATCAGTTCCCTGGTGCTGTTTGCCGAGGCCGACTGGCGCCTGATGATCCCGCTGGTGACCTGGATCCTCTGCTACAGCCTGGCGCTGCGCTACTTTGTACCTAGGGTGAAGGAGCGCTCGGTGATTTCCTCCGAGGCGCGCTCCAAATTGATGGGCCGCATCGTCGACGGCTACACCAACATCACCACCTTGAAGCTGTTCGCCCATACCCGCTATGAGCAGGAGTACGCCAAGGAAGCGATCGTCGAGCAGACCGAAAAAACCCAGTTGGCCAGCCGCGTGGTCACCAGCATGGACATCGTGATCACCACCATGAACGGCCTGCTGATCGTGACCACCACCGGCCTGGCGCTGTGGTTGTGGACGCAATCGATGATTTCCGTTGGCGCGATTGCCCTGGCTACAGGCCTGGTAATCCGTATCGTCAACATGTCCGGCTGGATCATGTGGGTGGTCAACGGCATTTTCGAAAACATCGGCCAGGTGCAGGATGGCCTGAAGACCATCGCCCAGCCGCTGGCGGTGATCGACCGCGATAACGCCCCGCGCCTGAGCGTGCCCCGTGGCCAAGTGCGTTTTGAGCAGGTGGATTTCCATTACGGCAAGAAGAGCGGGATTATTGGCGGCCTCAACCTTGAGATCAAGGCCGGTGAAAAGATCGGCCTGATCGGCCCGTCCGGTGCGGGCAAGTCGACCCTGGTCAACCTGCTGCTGCGCCTGTACGACCTGCAAGGCGGGCGCATCCTGATCGACGGCCAGAACATCGCCGACGTCGCCCAGGAAAGCTTGCGCGAGCAGATCGGCATGATCACCCAGGACACGTCGCTGCTGCATCGCTCGATCCGCGACAACCTGCTGTACGGCAAACCGGACGCTACCGACGAAGAACTCTGGGCCGCCGTGCACAAGGCGCGCGCGGATGAGTTCATCCCCTTGCTGTCGGACTCCGAAGGCCGCACCGGGCTGGATGCGCATGTGGGTGAGCGCGGAGTGAAACTCTCCGGCGGGCAGCGTCAACGTATCGCCATCGCCCGCGTACTGCTCAAGGACGCGCCGATCCTGATCATGGACGAAGCCACTTCAGCGCTGGACTCGGAAGTGGAAGCCGCGATCCAGGAAAGCCTGGAAACCCTGATGCAAGGCAAGACCGTGATCGCGATTGCCCACCGCTTGTCGACCATTGCGCGGATGGACCGCCTGGTGGTGCTGGAGAAAGGCAAGATCGCCGAGAGCGGCAGCCATGCCGAACTGCTGGCCCATGGTGGGTTGTATGCGCGGTTGTGGCAGCACCAGACCGGCGGCTTCGTCGGTATCGACTGA
- the aqpZ gene encoding aquaporin Z, translated as MSLFKRSVTEGLGTFWLVLGGCGSAVLAAAFPAVGIGLLGVSLAFGLTVLTMAFAIGHISGCHLNPAVSVGLVVGGRFPARELPAYIVSQVVGGTLAAALLYFIASGKPGFELASGLASNGYGEHSPGGYSMAAGFVCEWVMTAMFVLIILGATDRRAPPGLAPIAIGLALTLIHLISIPVTNTSVNPARSTGPALIVGGWAIQQLWMFWLAPILGAVIGGFTYRWLGKEAAG; from the coding sequence ATGTCTTTGTTCAAGCGTTCAGTCACAGAGGGGTTAGGTACGTTTTGGCTGGTGTTGGGCGGATGCGGGAGTGCGGTGTTGGCCGCCGCGTTCCCCGCAGTCGGGATAGGGTTGTTGGGCGTGTCACTGGCCTTCGGGCTCACGGTGCTGACCATGGCGTTCGCCATCGGGCATATCAGCGGTTGTCACCTCAACCCGGCAGTATCGGTGGGGCTGGTGGTGGGCGGAAGGTTTCCAGCCCGGGAGTTACCGGCTTACATTGTCTCGCAGGTAGTCGGCGGTACGCTCGCCGCTGCGTTGCTGTACTTCATTGCCAGCGGCAAGCCGGGGTTCGAACTGGCGTCGGGCCTGGCCTCCAACGGCTATGGCGAGCATTCGCCTGGCGGTTACTCAATGGCGGCGGGGTTTGTCTGTGAGTGGGTGATGACGGCAATGTTCGTGCTGATCATCCTCGGCGCCACCGACCGCCGTGCCCCGCCAGGCCTTGCACCGATAGCCATCGGTTTGGCGTTGACACTCATCCACCTGATCTCCATTCCCGTCACCAACACCTCAGTCAACCCGGCCCGCAGCACCGGCCCTGCACTGATCGTCGGCGGATGGGCGATCCAGCAATTGTGGATGTTCTGGCTTGCGCCGATCCTGGGCGCGGTGATCGGTGGGTTCACTTATCGATGGCTGGGCAAGGAGGCGGCGGGCTGA
- a CDS encoding GNAT family N-acetyltransferase, translating to MPLQRLDSLSEIVPQAWDALVPQGQPFVRHAFLSALEDSASLGPQSGWQPEHLLHWEGDRLVAALPSYRKWHSYGEYVFDHGWADACERAGIDYYPKLLTAVPFSPVSGPRLLAASAEDGFELLKSLPGYLEIEGLSSAHINFTDGLADAALARQPGWLQRLGCQYHWQNRGYRDFQDFLDALSSRKRKQMRKEREQVAGQGIDFEWLQGHELSEAQWDFVYACYANTYAVRRQSPYLTRAFFSLLAERMPEAIRVVLAKQGSRPVAMAFSLLGDDSFYGRYWGCLAEFDRLHFETCFYQGMDYAIAHGLQRFDAGAQGEHKLIRGFEPVITRSWHYLRHPGLKNAVEDFLERERVGIVAYAEEARAALPYRQV from the coding sequence ATGCCGCTGCAACGCCTGGACAGCCTGTCCGAAATCGTCCCGCAAGCCTGGGATGCGCTGGTGCCGCAGGGGCAGCCGTTCGTGCGGCACGCGTTCCTGAGCGCCTTGGAAGACAGCGCCAGCCTGGGCCCGCAATCGGGCTGGCAGCCGGAGCATTTGCTGCACTGGGAGGGTGACCGGCTGGTGGCCGCACTGCCCAGTTACCGCAAATGGCATTCCTATGGGGAGTACGTGTTCGATCACGGTTGGGCCGATGCCTGTGAGCGCGCCGGCATCGACTACTACCCCAAGTTGCTGACAGCGGTGCCGTTCAGCCCGGTCAGCGGTCCACGTCTATTGGCCGCCAGCGCCGAAGACGGTTTTGAGCTGCTCAAGAGCCTGCCGGGTTACCTGGAGATCGAGGGGCTTTCCAGCGCCCATATAAACTTCACCGATGGCCTGGCCGATGCTGCACTGGCCCGGCAACCGGGCTGGTTGCAGCGCCTGGGCTGTCAGTATCACTGGCAGAACCGCGGCTACCGCGACTTCCAGGACTTTCTCGACGCCTTGAGCTCGCGCAAGCGCAAACAGATGCGCAAGGAGCGCGAGCAAGTGGCGGGGCAGGGGATCGATTTCGAGTGGTTGCAAGGCCATGAACTGAGCGAGGCGCAGTGGGATTTTGTCTACGCCTGCTACGCCAACACCTATGCCGTGCGCCGCCAATCGCCCTACCTGACTCGCGCGTTTTTCAGCCTGCTGGCCGAGCGCATGCCTGAAGCCATCCGCGTGGTACTGGCCAAGCAAGGCTCGCGCCCGGTAGCCATGGCCTTCAGCCTGCTCGGCGACGACAGCTTCTACGGCCGCTACTGGGGCTGCCTGGCAGAGTTTGACCGTCTGCACTTCGAAACCTGCTTCTACCAGGGCATGGACTACGCCATCGCCCACGGCCTGCAGCGTTTCGATGCGGGGGCACAGGGCGAGCACAAGTTGATCCGTGGGTTCGAGCCAGTGATCACGCGGTCGTGGCACTACCTGCGCCATCCGGGATTGAAGAATGCCGTGGAGGATTTCCTCGAACGCGAGCGCGTAGGGATCGTGGCGTATGCCGAGGAGGCGAGGGCAGCCTTGCCGTATCGGCAGGTATAA
- a CDS encoding putative porin, translating into MRLASTKTAAVLCGGLLLALSVPASAAVDAKLLDMLKANGQITAAQYTELQSELAKDQKEQQIARQAQQETNEQIAATAKKTNELSSFDQKLAWAAKTQFKGDVRFRQETVKIQGESNNGGRDKDRQRIRARLGAYTEINSQVDTGIRIATGSSDDARSTNQDQDNYFDKKSIWLDLGYIDYHPDQIKNLHVIGGKMLQPWVNMGDVIWDSDINPEGLALTYKYPLGSSAELFGSLGNYNLKDNVDGDGVQFRHDLRLTSGQLGTRFSVTDNLKMTLGGSVYAYQNDKDSRCTTTTTPCALAVNGNSADNQFRLYEGFAQADIGGLAVPLAFYGQYVKNNDAVTDQDTAWLIGAKSKVFGFNLDYNYRDIQRNAVVGAFTDSDFANGTTGSRGHKMKVSYDIDKNFALGATYFLTKADYASRTQRDANTNTLQLDAEAKF; encoded by the coding sequence ATGCGTCTTGCTTCCACTAAAACTGCGGCGGTCCTGTGCGGCGGCCTGTTACTGGCCCTGAGCGTTCCGGCCAGCGCTGCAGTCGACGCTAAATTGCTCGACATGCTCAAGGCCAACGGCCAGATCACCGCGGCGCAGTACACTGAACTGCAAAGCGAGCTGGCCAAAGACCAGAAAGAACAGCAGATCGCACGGCAAGCTCAACAAGAGACCAACGAACAGATCGCGGCCACCGCGAAGAAAACCAATGAGCTGAGCAGCTTCGACCAGAAGCTGGCCTGGGCCGCCAAGACTCAGTTCAAGGGTGACGTACGTTTCCGTCAGGAAACCGTGAAAATCCAGGGCGAATCCAACAACGGCGGCCGCGACAAGGACCGTCAGCGCATCCGTGCCCGCCTGGGCGCCTACACCGAGATCAACTCGCAAGTCGACACCGGTATCCGGATTGCCACCGGCAGCAGCGACGATGCGCGCTCGACCAACCAGGACCAGGACAACTATTTCGACAAGAAGTCGATCTGGCTGGACCTTGGCTACATCGACTACCACCCGGACCAGATCAAGAACCTGCACGTGATCGGCGGCAAGATGCTGCAACCGTGGGTGAACATGGGCGACGTCATCTGGGATAGCGACATCAACCCTGAAGGCCTGGCCCTGACCTACAAATACCCGCTGGGCAGCAGCGCCGAGCTGTTCGGCAGCCTCGGTAACTACAACCTCAAGGACAACGTCGACGGCGATGGCGTGCAATTCCGTCACGACCTGCGCCTGACCTCTGGCCAGTTGGGCACACGCTTCTCGGTCACCGACAACCTGAAAATGACCCTGGGCGGCAGCGTCTACGCCTACCAGAACGACAAGGACAGCCGTTGCACAACCACCACCACGCCTTGCGCACTGGCGGTCAACGGTAACTCGGCCGACAACCAGTTCCGCCTGTATGAAGGCTTTGCCCAAGCCGACATCGGCGGTCTGGCAGTGCCGCTGGCGTTCTACGGCCAGTACGTGAAAAACAACGACGCCGTGACCGACCAAGACACCGCCTGGCTGATCGGTGCCAAGTCGAAAGTGTTCGGCTTCAACCTGGACTACAACTACCGCGACATCCAGCGTAATGCCGTGGTGGGTGCCTTCACCGACTCGGACTTCGCCAATGGAACCACCGGTTCGCGCGGTCACAAGATGAAGGTCAGCTACGACATCGACAAGAACTTCGCCCTCGGTGCCACGTACTTCCTGACCAAGGCCGACTACGCCAGCCGTACCCAGCGTGACGCCAACACCAACACCCTGCAGCTGGATGCAGAAGCCAAGTTCTAA
- a CDS encoding anti-sigma factor family protein, which produces MLTCKEQVARSSDYLDGQLTFRERLLVRHHLMFCPNCRRFIRQMRLMQATLKIMPDEPVEGVEALAQRLADERLKDHKGGE; this is translated from the coding sequence ATGTTGACCTGTAAAGAACAAGTGGCACGTTCCAGTGACTATCTCGATGGGCAGTTGACCTTTCGCGAGCGTCTGCTGGTGCGTCATCACTTGATGTTCTGCCCGAACTGCCGCCGGTTTATCCGCCAGATGCGCCTGATGCAGGCGACGCTGAAGATAATGCCGGATGAGCCGGTAGAGGGTGTGGAGGCCTTGGCCCAGCGTCTGGCTGACGAGCGGCTCAAGGATCACAAAGGCGGGGAATAA